A single Triticum dicoccoides isolate Atlit2015 ecotype Zavitan chromosome 2A, WEW_v2.0, whole genome shotgun sequence DNA region contains:
- the LOC119358041 gene encoding UTP--glucose-1-phosphate uridylyltransferase-like, which translates to MVLKLNGGLGTTMGCTGPKSVIEACNGFTFLDLIVIQIESLNKKYGCSVPLLLMNSFNTHDDTQKIVEKYSNSNIEIHTFNQSQYPRIVSVCVI; encoded by the exons ATGGTGCTCAAGCTCAACGGAGGCCTCGGCACCACCATGGGCTGCACCGGCCCCAA ATCTGTCATTGAAGCTTGCAATGGGTTTACATTTCTTGACCTTATTGTGATTCAGATTGAG TCCCTGAACAAGAAGTATGGATGCAGTGTTCCTTTGCTTCTAATGAACTCTTTCAACACTCATGATGACACACAGAAG ATTGTTGAGAAGTACTCCAACTCCAACATTGAAATTCACACTTTCAACCAG AGCCAATACCCTCGCATTGTCTCTGTTTGTGTGATATAG